A single window of Danio rerio strain Tuebingen ecotype United States chromosome 15, GRCz12tu, whole genome shotgun sequence DNA harbors:
- the dyrk1ab gene encoding dual-specificity tyrosine-(Y)-phosphorylation regulated kinase 1A, b isoform X1 encodes MAAPMPHSHQQYSDCHQQSTDQSVTVLPYSDQTQALTASQRHMPQCFRDPTLAPLRKLSIDLIKTYKHINEVYYAKKKRRHQQGQGEDSSHKKERKVFNDGYDDENYDYVVKNGEKWMDRYEIDSLIGKGSFGQVVKAYDRAEQEWVAIKIIKNKKAFLNQAQIEVRLLELMNKHDTEMKYYIVHLKRHFMFRNHLCLVFEMLSYNLYDLLRNTNFRGVSLNLTRKFAQQLCTALLFLATPELSIIHCDLKPENILLCNPKRSAIKIVDFGSSCQLGQRIYQYIQSRFYRSPEVLLGMPYDLAIDMWSLGCILVEMHTGEPLFSGANEVDQMNKIVEVLGIPPNHIMDLAPKARKFFEKLSDGTWSIKKTKDGKRYKPPASRKLHAILGVECGGPGGRRAGESGHAVADYLKFKDLILRMLDYDPKTRIQPYYALQHSFFKKTTDEGTNTSSSVSTSPALEQSQSSGTTSSTSSSSGGSSGTSTSGRARSDPTHHHRHSSGHFGTAMPAIDCDNLCPQARQPYHPPVVWPGIVGPEPVTVETHPVQETTFHVPPQHPKALHPHHHHHHHHHHHHGQVIATRPRPRLYNSPTNSASTQDSMEVVHGHLSMTSLSSSASSSSTSSSSTGNHGNQAYQLRHLPANTLDFSQNGSLSMSMGLGAFSNPRQETGMAGNPTYPVATNTGTGHFIAEGHLGMRQGIDREDSPMTGVCVQQSSMASS; translated from the exons ATGGCTGCTCCCATGCCTCATTCGCACCAGCAGTACAGTGACTGTCACCAGCAGAGTACAGACCAGTCTGTCACTGTACTGCCGTACAGTGATCAGACACAAGCACTCACTGCCAGCCAG AGGCACATGCCCCAGTGCTTTCGTGACCCCACTTTAGCTCCTCTGAGGAAGCTGTCCATAGACCTGATCAAAACCTACAAACACATCAATGAG GTGTATTATGCAAAAAAGAAACGACGGCATCAACAGGGTCAAGGTGAGGACTCCAGCCACAAGAAAGAAAGGAAAGTCTTTAATGATGGCTATGATGACGAGAACTACGATTACGTTGTCAAGAATGGGGAAAAATGGATGGACCGCTATGAAATCGACTCTTTGATTGGAAAAGGGTCATTTGGACAG gttgtaaAAGCCTACGACCGAGCTGAGCAAGAGTGGGTAGCTATTAAGATCATCAAGAACAAGAAGGCCTTTCTGAATCAAGCTCAAATTGAAGTACGACTTCTCGAGCTCATGAACAAACATGACACAGAGATGAAATACTATATTG TGCACTTGAAACGGCACTTCATGTTCCGGAATCATCTTTGCTTAGTATTTGAAATGCTGTCCTACAATTTGTATGACTTGTTACGAAATACGAACTTCAGAGGTGTTTCTTTGAATCTGACACGGAAGTTTGCCCAGCAGTTGTGTACAGCACTACTGTTTCTCGCTACACCTGAGCTCAGCATCATCCACTGTGACTTAAAGCCAGAGAACATCCTGCTATGTAACCCCAAGAGAAGTGCCATCAAAATAGTGGATTTTGGGAGCTCCTGCCAACTGGGACAAAGG ATATATCAGTACATCCAGAGTCGATTCTACCGCTCCCCTGAAGTGTTATTGGGAATGCCATATGACCTGGCCATAGATATGTGGTCTCTGGGCTGTATTCTGGTGGAAATGCACACAGGAGAACCTTTATTTAGTGGAGCCAATGag GTGGACCAAATGAACAAAATTGTTGAAGTACTTGGGATCCCACCCAATCACATTATGGACCTAGCACCAAAAGCCAGGAAGTTTTTTGAAAAGCTGTCAGATGGAACATGGAGTATTAAGAAGACCAAAGATGGAAAAAGG TACAAACCTCCGGCATCTCGAAAGCTCCATGCCATCTTGGGAGTGGAATGCGGTGGACCAGGTGGTCGTCGGGCGGGAGAATCTGGCCACGCAGTAGCTGACTACTTGAAGTTCAAGGACCTCATTCTCAGAATGCTGGACTATGACCCCAAGACGCGGATTCAGCCCTACTATGCCCTCCAGCACAGTTTCTTCAAGAAAACGACGGATGAAGGAACCAATACAAGCAGTAGTGTGTCAACAAGTCCTGCACTTGAGCAGTCGCAGTCATCAGGGACCACTTCTAGTACATCCTCAAGCTCAG GAGGATCATCTGGAACAAGCACCAGTGGCAGAGCAAGATCCGATCCAACTCACCACCATCGGCACAGCAGCGGGCATTTCGGCACAGCTATGCCAGCCATAGACTGTGACAACCTGTGCCCTCAG GCGAGACAGCCTTATCATCCACCAGTTGTATGGCCTGGAATCGTAGGACCAGAACCTGTCACTGTAGAGACTCATCCAGTCCAGGAAACCACTTTTCATGTGCCTCCCCAGCATCCCAAGGCATTGCACCCccatcaccatcaccaccaccatcatcaccaccaccacggACAGGTCATTGCAACGCGACCACGGCCACGACTCTACAACTCGCCCACCAACAGCGCCTCCACCCAGGATTCCATGGAGGTGGTGCACGGTCATCTGTCCATGACATCTCTGTCTTCCTCAGCATCCTCTTCCTCCACATCTTCCTCTTCCACAGGAAACCACGGCAACCAGGCTTACCAGCTCCGCCATCTTCCTGCCAACACCCTGGACTTTAGCCAAAACGGAAGTTTAAGTATGAGTATGGGTTTGGGTGCCTTCTCAAATCCCCGCCAAGAGACTGGTATGGCTGGAAATCCCACGTACCCCGTTGCCACAAACACAGGAACTGGTCACTTTATAGCAGAGGGACACCTGGGCATGAGACAAGGCATTGATAGGGAAGATTCTCCAATGACTGGAGTCTGTGTTCAGCAGAGCTCGATGGCCAGCTCGTGA